The uncultured Paludibaculum sp. sequence ACGTTGGCGCGCCGGATGATGGAACGGACGAAGATCTACAAGGCTCTGAAGGGTGTACGCGGCCGCGCGCCGGTGGATCTCGCGGGGTTGGAGCAGCTGCTGGTGGCCTTCAGCCGGCTGGTGGTGGAACAGCCGTGGATCAAGGAACTGGACATCAACCCGCTGATGGCATCGCCGGAGCGGTTGCTGGCGTTGGATGCGCGCGTCGTACTGCACGATCCGGACACGAAGGAAGAAGACCTGCCGAGGCCGGCCATCCGGCCCTACCCGGTGCAGTACGCCGGCCAGTGGACGATGCCCGGCGGTGAAGCTGTTTCGATCCGGCCCATACGTCCGGAAGACGAGCCGGCGATGGTAAAGTTCCACGAGTCGCTCTCGGAGCGCACTGTGTATCAACGCTACCTGCAATTGCTGAACCTGAGCCAGCGCACGGCGCATGAACGCCTGACGCGCATCTGCTACATCGACTATGCGCGGCAGATGGCGCTGGCGGTGGAACGGACCGACCCGCAATCGGGCGAGAAGCAGATCATCGGCGTTGGCCGCCTGCAGGGTTTGGGCGACGCTCCAGAGGCTGAGTTCTCGATTGTCGTCTCGGACGACTTCCAAAAGTGGGGGCTCGGCAGCGAGTTGCTGAAGCGCCTGATTGCGATCGGTAAGGCCGAAGGCGTGAAGGTGATTACCGCCGACATCCTGGCTGAGAATTCGGCGATGCAGAAGATCAGCGAACGGGCCGGGTTCAAGTTGAAGAGAGAGGCGGGTGAACCGGTGGTGGGCGCGCGCCTGGAACTCTAGGGCTCAACCGGTGGTTAGGGGGAGGCTGGCCGGTCGAGCGGCCCGCCTCTCCCGCAATTCACCGATGGGTCAGTCCAGCGTCGGTAGTCCGGAAGCAGCAGGCTTGGTTGTGACCGGCGCGGGTTCATTCCCGATCAGCACGCTCTGGCAGCCTTCCACGATGATGCCGCCTTGGATGGTGGGATCGCCCAACCGGGCGGCGGGCAGATTGGCGACCAGGACGGTGTCGGCACCCGCGGCGATGGGGTCAGTCGGCGGGCCCGGGCACAGACAGAGATGGGTGACCGTGGACTGTTTCTGATTGCCGGTGATCACGGTCTCCACGCCCTGAACGATGGGGCCACCCAACTGGGAATTCGGGTGCAGATGCATGTCTCCAATGCGAGCGGCGGGTTTCCCGGTCATCGTGTGTGGCGTCGTCCTTATCAAGGGAGTCTAGCGGCCGGCC is a genomic window containing:
- a CDS encoding PAAR domain-containing protein → MHLHPNSQLGGPIVQGVETVITGNQKQSTVTHLCLCPGPPTDPIAAGADTVLVANLPAARLGDPTIQGGIIVEGCQSVLIGNEPAPVTTKPAASGLPTLD